One region of Brassica napus cultivar Da-Ae chromosome A10, Da-Ae, whole genome shotgun sequence genomic DNA includes:
- the LOC106370516 gene encoding uncharacterized protein LOC106370516, whose amino-acid sequence MGLIQYPSIEDSHYYTHKIFLFSNYILLGAATSCIFLTLSLRLIPSICGFLLILLHTTTIAAAVSGCTAASCGRNRWYAAHMVATVLTAIFQGSVSVLIFTNTANFLGSLKSYVREEDAAVILKLGGGLCVVIFCLDWVVLVLAFFLKYYAYVEGGDRGVVAVKRSGKVQSDENPKDWPWPFQV is encoded by the coding sequence ATGGGTTTGATTCAATATCCCTCCATCGAAGACTCTCACTACTACACTCACAAGATCTTCCTCTTCTCAAACTACATCCTCCTCGGAGCCGCCACGAGCTGcatcttcctcaccctctcccTCCGCCTCATCCCCTCCATCTGCGGCTTCCTCCTCATCCTCCTCCACACAACCACCATCGCCGCCGCCGTCTCCGGCTGCACCGCCGCTTCCTGCGGGAGGAACCGGTGGTACGCCGCTCACATGGTCGCCACCGTGCTCACGGCTATCTTCCAAGGCTCCGTCTCCGTCCTCATCTTCACCAACACGGCCAACTTCCTCGGGAGTCTCAAGTCGTATGTGAGGGAGGAAGATGCTGCTGTGATCTTGAAGCTCGGTGGCGGGCTCTGCGTTGTGATCTTTTGTCTTGATTGGGTTGTGTTGGTGTTGGCTTTCTTCTTGAAGTATTACGCTTATGTCGAGGGTGGTGATAGAGGGGTTGTTGCGGTGAAGAGGAGTGGTAAGGTGCAGAGTGATGAGAATCCTAAGGATTGGCCATGGCCTTTCCAAGTTTGA
- the LOC106372016 gene encoding stearoyl-[acyl-carrier-protein] 9-desaturase 5, chloroplastic, whose product MVMAMDRIAFTSSPSAYQRSYHPHGYRSSRVFMSSTIRPASTEVTNGRKPYLPPREVQLQVKYSMPPQKLEIFKSLEEWANDNLLPYLKPVEKSWQPTDFLPEPESEGFYDQVKELRERCKELSDDYFVVLIGDMITEEALPTYQTMINTLDGVRDETGASPTPWAVWTRAWTAEENRHGDLLNKYLYLSGRVDMRQIEKTIQYLIGSGMDPKTENNPYLGFIYTSFQERATFISHGNTAGLAKKLGDSKLAQICGTIAADEKRHETAYTKIVEKLFEIDPDTTVVGFADMMKKKIAMPAHLMYDGCDDNLFEHFSSVAQRLGVYTARDYADILEFLVRRWNVENLVGLSGDGHKAQDYLCKLPARIRKLEERAQGRNKDAARNIPFSWIFGREIRA is encoded by the exons ATGGTTATGGCTATGGATCGGATCGCTTTTACCTCATCCCCATCCGCTTATCAACGTTCTTATCATCCTCATGGCTACAGATCTTCAAGAGTTTTCATGTCTTCTACCATTCGTCCCGCCTCTAC AGAGGTTACCAATGGAAGGAAACCCTATCTCCCTCCTCGAGAGGTGCAACTTCAAGTGAAGTACTCAATGCCACCACAAAAGCTGGAGATCTTCAAGTCCTTAGAAGAATGGGCTAATGACAACTTGTTGCCTTACCTAAAACCCGTTGAGAAATCATGGCAGCCAACTGATTTCCTCCCTGAACCAGAGTCAGAAGGTTTCTATGACCAAGTCAAGGAGTTAAGAGAGAGGTGTAAAGAGCTTTCTGACGACTACTTTGTAGTCCTTATTGGTGATATGATCACAGAGGAAGCACTTCCCACTTATCAGACCATGATTAATACGTTGGACGGTGTTAGAGATGAGACTGGAGCAAGTCCTACTCCTTGGGCAGTGTGGACGAGGGCCTGGACTGCCGAGGAGAATAGGCATGGTGATCTTCTTAACAAGTATCTTTACCTCTCTGGAAGAGTAGACATGAGGCAGATTGAAAAGACCATTCAATATCTGATTGGTTCTGGAATG GATCCAAAGACTGAAAACAACCCTTACTTGGGTTTCATCTACACTTCTTTTCAAGAAAGAGCAACTTTCATCTCCCATGGAAACACTGCTGGCCTGGCAAAGAAGCTCGGGGACTCGAAACTAGCGCAGATTTGCGGCACCATTGCCGCTGATGAGAAGCGTCATGAGACTGCTTACACCAAGATTGTAGAAAAGCTTTTTGAGATTGATCCTGACACCACTGTTGTAGGCTTTGCTGAcatgatgaagaaaaagataGCCATGCCTGCTCATTTGATGTATGATGGTTGTGATGACAATCTGTTTGAGCATTTCTCCTCCGTGGCCCAGAGGCTTGGTGTCTACACTGCTAGAGACTATGCTGATATACTGGAGTTTCTTGTGAGGCGGTGGAACGTGGAGAACTTGGTAGGCCTTTCTGGTGATGGACACAAGGCCCAG GACTATCTCTGTAAATTGCCTGCTAGGATCCGCAAACTCGAAGAGAGGGCTCAAGGGAGAAACAAAGATGCTGCAAGAAACATACCCTTCAGCTGGATATTCGGCCGAGAGATCAGGGCTTAA
- the LOC106372015 gene encoding splicing factor U2AF-associated protein 2, producing the protein MSGSDKLQAPQSSKDATDVGWYILGGNQESLGPYTFLELCDHFKNGYLQETTLVWAEGRSEWQPLSAVTELMSRISGAEVDHSAGGAPGLMNGYGARTNQEKQSNTASTEDEFEKWQKEIQEAEAEAERLKDDQDRPSSPPEGEDEFTDDDGTRYKWDKALRAWAPQNDPVVSVDPYGLEEMTFAEEDEVIPTINVLDTSVDNEDVSKDDVAGKKEEDNSDQAAEINNNGKRKLPEEETEKKEANKPPEAWFELKVNPHIYVTGLPKDVTMEEVVEVFSKCGIIKEDDSGKPRIKLYSDKATGELKGDALITYMKEPSVDLAIQILDGAPLRPADKLLMSVSRAKFEQKGERFITKQTDNKKKKKLKKVEQKLLGWGGRDDAKIAIPGTVVLRHMFSPAEMRADENLCAEVEEDVKEESMKHGPFDSVKVCELHPQGVVLIRFKDRKDAQKCIDAMNGRWYAKRQIHASFDDGSVNHAAIRDFDAEAERLDQFAAELEAE; encoded by the exons ATGTCCGGCTCCGATAAGCTACAGGCTCCTCAATCGTCGAAAG ACGCTACTGATGTTGGTTGGTACATTCTTGGTGGAAACCAAGAGAGCCTGGGTCCATATACTTTCTTGGAGCTGTGTG ACCATTTCAAGAACGGTTACCTACAGGAAACTACTCTAGTCTGGGCTGAAGGAAGAAGCGAATGGCAGCCTCTTTCTGCTGTCACTGAGTTAATGTCAAGGATCTCTGGAGCTGAAGTTGACCATTCAGCTGGAG GTGCACCGGGGTTGATGAATGGATATGGTGCAAGAACCAACCAAGAGAAGCAAAGTAATACTG CCTCTACTGAGGATGAGTTTGAGAAGTGGCAGAAAGAGATTCAAGAAGCCGAGGCGGAGGCTGAGAGGTTGAAAGATGATCAAGACAGACCTTCTTCACCACCCGAGGGGGAAGATGAGTTCACTGATGATGATGGAACTAGATATAAATGGGACAAAGCTCTTAGAGCATGGGCTCCTCAG AACGATCCAGTGGTTAGCGTTGATCCGTATGGACTCGAAGAGATGACCTTTGCTGAGGAAGACGAAGTAATTCCAACTATAAACGTTCTTGATACTTCTGTTGATAACGAGGATGTTTCTAAGGATGATGTGGCTggtaagaaagaagaagataactCTGACCAGGCCGCGGAAATAAACAATAATGGCAAGAGGAAGCTGCCAGAAGAAGAAACTGAAAAGAAG GAAGCAAACAAGCCTCCAGAAGCGTGGTTTGAGCTGAAAGTAAACCCTCATATCTACGTTACCGGGTTGCCCAAAGATGTCACAATGGAGGAA GTAGTTGAAGTTTTTTCTAAATGCGGCATTATTAAGGAG GATGACAGTGGCAAGCCTCGCATAAAGCTTTACAGTGACAAGGCGACAGGAGAATTAAAAGGCGATGCTCTTATCACGTATATGAAG GAGCCCTCAGTGGATCTTGCAATTCAAATCTTAGACGGGGCTCCTTTACGTCCAGCTGACAAGCTCCTCATGTCTGTTTCTCGAGCTAAATTCGAGCAGAAAG GGGAGAGATTTATAACGAAGCAAACCgataacaaaaagaagaaaaagcttAAAAAGGTCGAGCAAAAGTTGCTTGGATGGG GTGGTAGAGATGATGCTAAGATCGCAATACCTGGAACTGTTGTTCTCCGCCACATGTTCAGTCCAGCGGAGATGAGG GCTGATGAGAATCTGTGTGCTGAGGTAGAGGAAGACGTGAAAGAAGAGAGTATGAAGCATGGACCGTTTGATTCAGTGAAG GTGTGTGAGCTTCATCCACAGGGTGTTGTTCTTATAAGATTCAAGGATCGTAAAGATGCACAGAAATGTATAGACGCAATGAACGGTCGATG GTATGCAAAGAGACAGATACACGCGAGCTTTGACGATGGATCAGTGAACCACGCTGCGATTCGGGACTTTGATGCGGAAGCCGAACGGTTAGATCAGTTTGCAGCTGAGCTCGAAGCTGAATAG
- the LOC106372012 gene encoding uncharacterized protein LOC106372012, with translation MERTNPHLQVFISFRGKDVRGNILSSLKEKLKDEGVNVKTDEEMPRGRKIDENLQKLIKDSKVAVVIFSENYPESPWCLDELVEIEKQIEETKLKPLPIFFKVRATHVALEDHNPFKDILLRLEDNERENARNGSRVGSGRMHCWSCFLSQRLLKDADKRFVRWRGALKSITGYAGLKYIKDSNQALFVNQIVEAVKEMLGKVQSSDDVHDRIRGLHIVRQQKVFISFGGHDDYTRLGFISHLQAGLKRSGINFYINIENMTKGYDPEELIMNVRESRIALVIFTESYLSSAWCLEELVEINKFTMSLVVIPIFYKVEPKYVRDGRLVEINNQLVLNWGAKDARIDRWKQALNSVGEMSGIVSANLSSEAELVKYIIYETKRTLANISSS, from the exons ATGGAGAGGACTAATCCGCACCTTCAAGTTTTCATCAGTTTCCGTGGCAAAGACGTTCGCGGCAACATCCTCAGCTCCttgaaagaaaaattaaaagatgaAGGCGTCAACGTGAAGACGGACGAGGAAATGCCTAGAGGAAGAAAGATCGATGAGAATCTACAGAAGCTGATAAAAGACTCGAAAGTGGCGGTGGTGATCTTCTCAGAGAACTATCCAGAGTCGCCTTGGTGCTTGGACGAGCTAGTGGAGATCGAGAAGCAAATTGAGGAAACGaagcttaaacctcttcccaTCTTCTTCAAGGTTAGAGCCACACACGTAGCACTTGAGGACCATAATCCTTTCAAAGATATTCTACTGCGGTTGGAAGACAACGAACGAGAAAATGCCAGAAACG GTTCTAGGGTGGGCTCCGGACGGATGCACTGTTGGTCCTGTTTCCTGAGCCAGCGCTTGTTAAAGGATGCAGACAAGAGGTTTGTCAGGTGGAGGGGAGCTTTGAAATCTATAACGGGTTATGCGGGCTTGAAGTATATAAAGGACAG CAACCAAGCCCTCTTTGTCAACCAAATCGTGGAGGCTGTGAAGGAAATGTTAGGCAAAGTACAATCATCAGAT GATGTGCATGACCGGATCAGGGGACTACATATTGTGCGACAACAAAAAGTGTTCATCAGTTTTGGGGGTCACGATGATTACACCCGCCTTGGTTTCATTTCTCATCTCCAAGCTGGCTTGAAAAGAAGTGGAATCAACTTTTACATAAATATTGAAAACATGACTAAAGGATATGACCCCGAAGAGCTTATCATGAATGTCCGAGAGTCGAGGATAGCGCTTGTGATCTTCACTGAGAGCTACTTGAGCTCTGCATGGTGCTTGGAGGAGCTAGTGGAGATCAACAAATTCACGATGAGTCTTGTAGTCATTCCAATATTCTACAAAGTGGAACCGAAATATGTAAGGGATGGGAGGCTAGTGGAGATCAACAACCAGTTAGTCTTGAATTGGGGAGCTAAGGACGCCAGGATCGACAGATGGAAGCAGGCTCTTAACTCAGTTGGAGAGATGTCAGGTATTGTGTCTGCAAACCTAAG CTCGGAGGCAGAACTCGTTAAATATATCATCTATGAAACTAAGCGGACGTTAGCCAATATTTCATCCAGCTAA
- the LOC106372014 gene encoding sister chromatid cohesion 1 protein 4 produces MFYSQFILAKKGPLGTIWIAAHLERKLRKNQVADTDIGVSVDSILFPEAPIALRLSSHLLLGVVRIYSKKVNYLFDDCSEALLKVKQAFRSAAVDLPPEESTAPYHSITLPETFDLDDFELPDNEIFQGNYVDHHVSTREQITLQDTMDGVVFSTSQFGLDERFGDGDTAQTALELDEEVFQDKDIIGSDDEAVQGTDHNAYPDAATPEIKDEIVEVSDAMPRDFNQEQVEDLAVGDEFMEDAQAPQTPGLVEVPNLSSVRDQLACDDHMEVEDPNAEEVRKASGEPDAIEPSEYNAGESAVTPMGVDKSLINENIDAQNDPEERAEHVRITSPCVSHITTEVEDPGQVITETGTDVITDKSDAVPSVESPGEPTMRNAEPKDPVEENQDHFAVTTEANQETDSNLQGDEQLNNAHTTDEQLGDLPGSADTDLPAPEKVLAAPNSLGDENGCLVELESTPDKEDPGTCNGDAGNNITGKKRTFTESTLTAESLNSVESVGLIQSKRTAHSVPDDDDLLSSILVGKSSFLKMRSTPVLEVATTKRLKSAPRSTTTKRKVLMDDPMVLHGDLIREQLTNTEGIRRVRKKAPCTIPEILMLQRQALEEDGLFKEPIFTGMSVELVSLHNEPYDLRGITVIKDDDGHASVVGVVEDNECSVRAGEENEPEERSAPQTHPNDSEEQPAEAQTQPQDQQIVDQDEEGKKDNELGEDICDLEVLKESDDVAGDEANHLVNEEISEVPSEDKIDRVGDLRVEGDHENHDGGNHDGGLGGQDVCDVIEIAEGDVDNNATLNETDLKVEDEDKKTDASAEVIESGIDDQTPCDNTVVEEAGGSSNLASESCKGPLVEESNDGVIPEIESDERYNEMFTEEAYMQSAPDGEPTYGLMRDNDEMDAMEVAHDTGFLNVDDDEVDEDHEDDGVEEGDEARLLENSGWSSRTRAVAKYLQTIFDKEAENGKNVIVADKLLAGKTRKEASRMFFETLVLKTRDYVQVEQAKPYESIIIKPRPKLTKSIF; encoded by the exons ATGTTTTATTCACAGTTTATATTAGCAAAGAAAGGACCACTTGGGACGATATGGATCGCGGCCCATTTGGAGAGGAAGCTTCGTAAGAATCAGGTCGCTGATACTGACATCGGAGTCTCCGTTG ATTCTATTCTCTTTCCGGAAGCTCCAATTGCTCTGCGACTGTCTAGTCATCTCCTCCTTGGCGTGGTTCGTATATATTCCAAAAAGGTCAATTACCTCTTTGATGATTGCAGCGAGGCACTGCTTAAGGTGAAGCAAGCTTTTCGCTCTGCTGCGGTTGACCTACCCCCTGAAGAATCCACTGCACCTTATCACTCCATCACGTTGCCTGAGACATTTGATCTCGATGACTTTGAGCTCCCTGACAACGAGATCTTTCAGGG TAATTACGTTGACCATCATGTTAGTACAAGAGAGCAGATCACCCTTCAGGATACCATGGATGGTGTTGTATTCTCAACATCGCAATTTGGGTTAGACG AACGATTTGGTGATGGCGACACTGCTCAAACTGCTTTGGAGCTTGACGAG GAAGTATTCCAGGATAAGGATATTATTGGATCCGATGATGAGGCAGTTCAAGG CACTGATCACAATGCATATCCGGATGCGGCAACACCAGAGATAAAGGATGAAATTGTAGAAGTTTCTGATGCAATGCCCAGAGATTTCAATCAAGAGCAG GTTGAAGATCTTGCAGTGGGTGATGAGTTCATGGAAGATGCTCAAGCTCCTCAAACCCCTGGACTAGTTGAGGTGCCAAACTTGTCTAGTGTCAGAGATCAGCTGGCATGCGATGATCACATGGAGGTAGAGGATCCGAATGCAGAAGAAGTTAGGAAGGCCTCTGGAGAGCCGGATGCTATTGAGCCCTCTGAATATAATGCTGGAGAATCAGCAGTTACTCCCATGGGGGTGGATAAGTCGTTGATAAATGAAAACATTGACGCACAAAACGATCCGGAGGAGAGGGCAGAGCATGTACGTATTACCTCGCCATGTGTTTCTCACATCACCACCGAGGTGGAGGATCCTGGCCAAGTAATCACTGAGACAGGAACCGATGTTATAACCGATAAGTCAGATGCTGTTCCTTCAGTTGAGTCCCCTGGAGAGCCTACGATGAGAAATGCTGAGCCAAAAGATCCTGTGGAAGAGAACCAAG ATCATTTTGCCGTTACCACTGAGGCCAATCAGGAAACAGATTCTAATTTACAAGGAGATGAGCAGCTGAATAACGCACACACAACTGATGAACAGTTGGGAGACCTGCCTGGATCGGCTGATACTGATTTGCCTGCACCTGAGAAGGTATTAGCTGCACCTAACAGTCTGGGGGATGAAAATGGTTGTTTGGTTGAACTTGAATCGACACCAGATAAAGAAGACCCTGGCACATGTAACGGGGATGCAGGAAATAATATTACTGGGAAGAAACGCACATTTACTGAGAGCACACTAACGGCCGAGAGTTTGAACTCTGTTGAGTCAGTTGGACTGATTCAGTCCAAGAGAACTGCACATTCTGTTCCTGATGACGATGACTTGTTGTCTTCTATCTTAG ttgggAAGTCATCTTTTCTGAAGATGAGGTCTACACCTGTGCTTGAAGTAGCAACTACAAAACGGTTAAAGTCTGCTCCTCGTTCTACTACCACAAAGAGGAAGGTTCTAATGGATGACCCTATGGTCTTACATGGCGA ccTTATACGGGAACAGCTGACAAACACGGAAGGTATACGCCGTGTGCGTAAGAAGGCACCTTGCACCATCCCTGAAATCTTGATGCTTCAAAGACAGGCTTTGGAGGAGGATGGGCTTTTTAAGGAGCCAATATTCACTG GTATGTCAGTGGAATTAGTATCTCTGCACAATGAGCCGTATGATCTAAGAGGAATCACAGTAATCAAGGACGATGACGGCCATGCTTCTGTTGTTGGAGTTGTAGAAGATAATGAATGCTCAGTTAGGGCTGGTGAAGAAAACGAGCCTGAGGAAAGGTCTGCTCCTCAGACTCACCCAAATGATTCCGAGGAGCAACCTGCTGAGGCTCAAACTCAGCCCCAGGATCAACAGATCGTAGACCAAGATGAAGAAGGGAAAAAAGATAACGAGCTTGGTGAAGATATATGTGACTTGGAAGTTTTAAAGGAAAGCGATGATGTAGCTGGTGACGAAGCAAATCATCTAGTGAATGAAGAGATCAGTGAAGTGCCATCTGAGGACAAAATCGATCGTGTAGGGGATTTACGGGTGGAAGGTGACCATGAAAACCATGATGGAGGCAACCATGATGGAGGCCTAGGCGGTCAAGATGTTTGTGATGTTATAGAAATTGCTGAAGGTGATGTAGATAACAACGCCACTCTTAATGAGACAGACTTGAAAGTTGAAGATGAAGATAAGAAGACAGATGCCTCGGCTGAAGTTATTGAGAGTGGGATAGACGACCAGACTCCATGCGATAACACAGTTGTAGAAGAAGCTGGTGGTTCTAGCAATCTAGCTTCTGAGAGTTGCAAGGGACCTCTTGTGGAAGAAAGTAATGATGGAGTGATTCCAGAGATAGAGTCTGATGAAAGATATAATGAAATGTTTACCGAGGAGGCTTATATGCAAAGTGCACCAGATGGAGAACCTACTTATGGTCTTATGAGAGATAATGAT GAAATGGATGCCATGGAAGTTGCACATGACACAG GATTCTTGAACGTGGATGATGATGAAGTAGATGAAGATCACGAGGACGATGGTGTGGAAGAGGGTGATGAAGCTCGTCTTCTAGAGAACAGTGGATGGTCTTCTCGTACCAG GGCTGTGGCGAAGTATCTTCAGACGATATTTGATAAAGAAGCCGAGAATGGGAAGAATGTTATTGTAGCAGACAAACTTTTAGCTGGGAAGACCCGTAAAGAAGCATCAAGAATGTTTTTCGAAACACTG GTTTTGAAAACAAGAGATTACGTCCAAGTTGAGCAAGCCAAGCCTTATGAAAGCATCATCATAAAACCGCGACCAAAACTCACCAAATCCATCTTCTAA